The region GGTGGAGCACatggtggggggagggagagaagaGACCTTTCCCAACCTCAAATTAGTGACTTGAGGGTATTTTTAGCTGTGGGAACTGCAGTTATTACTtggggtgtggtgtgtgctgcTCTCGTAGATGCAACGCCCCCGCCTCCCCATCATCCGCCCTCATCCAGTCCATTCAGTACCCAAAATAATGAGCATGAAAAATATGAAACGGTAGCAAATGTGTGAACTGATCTGATCCGAGTCGCTCCACTCCGACGATCTGAAGTGGGGTTGGTGTCGTATGCGATGCTGCCTGGCCAAGATATATGttgatttaaatgaatttcttgttgatttttatggcGCTTAGTCCCGACTTGCATGCGTGGGGGGGAAACCTGAGTGAAGTGTGCGGTCTGCGGGGCATTAGAAGTCGTGACAGGGACCCGGGGACTAcaatatttgattattttttgtggtagattttatttttatgaatttGATAAATGGCCAGCAGGGAGTTGGGCTAATAACTGGGAAAGTTTTTTCCTGACAGATGCCAGAAAAAAGGGGGAATAAATGGGGGAgtgttttctctttttataCGGAAATATACTTTCCTCTCAAAGCAGAGGAGTGGGGACTACCTAGTGACTTCTTGGTTTAAATGGGCTTAAGCTTTTTGATATAAATTCTATTTTACTCAAGAATACAGAGCTACCTAACCAGCATTGGGATCCTGTGATCTCCCTGAAGATCAATGATCTCATTAATGGGCGTTCTATTCCGTAAGTCATCGTAACGGTCAGTTTTGCCGATCATCTGCTCCTCCTGTGACAACATTTGCACTGCATATGTGGCTCCTGCTCTCGTGCCACAGATTCGCTGCACAGCTGCTCGTCTCCCTCCTCAGACCCGTCTCTGATAACAATGGAATTACAGTCCGGAGTACGGACAATGGACGGCGCTAAGAAAACTGACTTTCTAGGGGACGAGCGGggtttggttttccttttgccgCTGCCAAACATCTTACATAATCGCAGAGAAGATGCGACGATTCCTAGAGGCAGACGCGGCATGGATTTTGGATGAAGCGTGCCTGATGcgaggcagctgctgctgctgctgctggatgaaGGGTTGCCGGGGGATTAAGTGCGATCAGTTTGCTGTAAAGATTTGCGGTTGCCACTGATTCGATTCCCCGTGGGCCAAAGCCACAGTAAGTCCTCCTACCTTGCGATAAGTACAGTCAGACCCCGGGGGAAATCAGGCCACACACACGAACAGAGACCAACAACTGGGCGTCATATCAATTCataaatgaataataattCCGAACGGAGCTAAAATTAAAACTAGGACCAGAGTCGAAGTCGAATAATGTGAGAAAAAAATGTTCTCACGATCACCTTTGAAGTCGGAACAGACGGCGCATGGAAATCCACGTGCAAAAGGGGGAAGTGAGCAAGCAAgcaaggaaggaaggaagaaaccgaaccgaaccctcCACCATGCCACGCCACCATCATCCACCAGGCCGTGCGGTAGGAGGAGGCGGAGTAGGACGCAGGACCCATGGCTTTGGTGGTGGTTGGTGCTGGTGGGCTCGGCCCCCTCCCCTCCTACCCGCCCGACAGTCCCTGTCACCGTTTGTCCTTCTATTCCAGAGAGTGCATGAGAATTTAAATTATACACGCATACACACGCGCCCTCAGTGCAGTGCGCACAATCAACGGGCTTTGTCTGcggctgtgtgcgtgtgtatcgGCATGCAAGCGGGTCGGTCCGATAGGAATAGGGTGGGGGGTGGCAGGACGACGCGAGGCGTGTGTGGGAACTTCTGACGGAGGACACTCGAGCATGAAGAGCGCGGGGCGCGGGCCATCATCTGGGAAGACAGGAGGCAATTATTATCCGTCCCAATTGTGATGCCCGCTAATGTCCTTTATTCCCACACACAGCCcacgaggagcagcagcacaatcACCCACAAGCGGCGTAAGTTTCGAAACTTTCAGGCAATCCCCAGaggaaatttaaataaaacccaaaataAACGGAATTATCGCCCctgctagagagagagacggagtaCGGCAGAGAGATAAGcagcacaaaaacaacagctttctctctttctttcttttatacGCTCATGCGCAAcatatgccaaaaaaaacagcaacgaAACAACACAGCAGCGAAAAGTCAAAGTCATCGAAAACAGATAATTTCTGTGTTGCAGCTGTATGTAAGACAGGGAGGCCCACATAAGTGCCCTCATTCACAGCCATGTATAAATGCATTTCTTTTCCTATTTTTAAGCATTCAAAATGATAAGAACAAGCGAtggttgtgtgtgtatgcgtgtgtcgGTGTCTTTGCATTACTCATGCGCAGTAGCATCTTTCGGTATTTTCCGGCCGCGAGAGAGCCACTTTCAGTATTTTACCACTGTCACACTAGAAATGTGCGGTGTCTTGTTGtggttctctcgctctctcgcccGCTCGCGGAGAAATATTTTGCTGGCTGCCGGGTGATGGTCATACTGAcacagaaaatgcaaaaaaagtaaaagcaaaaaaagtttaaaagcGTAGGCGTGACAAACGGTAGAAAAAGCGTTGCGAATAAGAACTGTTGTtgacacaaaaaagaaacaagagTTACCCCGAGTGCGGCACgcaaatcaaaagcaaaagaaagacAAAATCAGTTAGGCAAAGTCAAGAAAAAGTGTAGCCCTTGGCGGCCATTCAAATGAATAGTCCTCGCTCAAACGCGCTCaatggcggcggcagcgtcggcggcggcggggccATCTCTGCCCTGCCCAGCACCCTGGCACAATTGGCGCTGCGCGACAAGCAGGCTGCCTCCGTTACCAGCAATGGCAGCAGTGAATCCTCCGTCGGTCGGCCGGCAGTGCAGCCGCCGAGTGTGCCATCGATAGTCGCCAGCAAGCTGGGCGAGTCCACACCCTCATCGGCTGGAGCGCCCTCCAATGGTGATTCCAACAAACTGACCCACGATCTGCAGGAGAAGGAGGTCCAGAAGCCAGCCAAGCCGCCGCTGCCAGTGCGCCAGAAGCCCATGGAGATCGCCGGCTACGTGGGCTTTGCCAATCTTCCCAACCAGGTGTACCGCAAGGCGGTGAAGCGCGGCTTTGAATTCACCCTGATGGTTGTGGGCGCCAGTGGATTGGGCAAGTCGACGCTCATCAACTCCATGTTTCTGTCCGACATCTACAATGCCGAGCAGTATCCGGGGCCCTCGCTGCGCAAGAAGAAAACGGTGGCCGTGGAGGCCACCAAAGTGATGCTCAAGGAGAACGGCGTCAACCTGACGCTGACCGTAGTGGACACACCCGGGTTCGGCGATGCCGTGGACAACAGCAACTGCTGGGTGCCCATTCTCGAGTACGTGGACAGCAAGTACGAGGAGTACCTGACGGCCGAGTCGCGGGTGTATCGCAAGACCATTTCCGACAACCGGGTGCACTGCTGCCTCTACTTCATAGCGCCATCGGGCCACGGCCTCCTGCCACTGGACATTGCCTGCATGCAGAGCCTGTCGGACAAGGTTAACCTGGTGCCGGTCATTGCCAAGGCTGACACCATGACGCCGGACGAGGTGCATCTGTTCAAGAAGCAGATACTCAACGAGATTGCTCAGCATAAGATTAAGATCTACGACTTTCCCGCCACGATCGAGGATGCGGCAGAGGAGTCGAAGACCACGCAGAACCTGCGTAGCCGTGTGCCATTTGCAGTTGTCGGAGCCAACACCATTATCGAGCAGGACGGGAAGAAGGTGCGCGGTCGGCGGTACCCCTGGGGCCTGGTGGAGGTGGAAAATCTTACACACTGCGACTTCATTGCCCTGAGGAACATGGTGATCCGGACGCATCTGCAGGACCTCAAGGACGTGACGAACAACGTGCACTACGAGAACTATCGCTGCCGCAAGCTGTCCGAGCTGGGCCTGGTCGATGGCAAGGCGCGGCTCTCGAACAAGAACCCCCTGACCcagatggaggaggagaagcgcGAGCACGAGcagaagatgaagaagatgGAGGCCGAAATGGAGCAGGTGTTCGACATGAAGGTCAAGGAGAAGATGCAGAAGCTCAAGGACTCCGAACTGGAGCTGGCCCGCCGCCACGAGGAGCGCAAGAAGGCCCTCGAGCTGCAGATCAGGGAGCTGGACGAGAAGCGGCGTGAGTTCGAGCGCGAGAAGAAGGAGTGGGAGGACATCAACCATGTGACGCTCGAAGAGATGAAGCGGCGCAGCCTGGgcgccaacagcagcaccgACAACGTGGACGGtaagaaggagaagaaaaagaagggTCTGTTCTAAGTCAACCCAGGGGAATGTCTCCTTCTATTTACCCCTCTCAATCCTCCAtcccccatccaccatccgccatccgccacCCGATATACTTAAGCGCTAATCTcgagaacaaacaaaaacttaaCTGATCGCGAATGATAACCATAGCGTAAcccataaatatacatacatacctttaaatatatatactactATAGAAGTGCATACAGAAATATATCTATTGTTGGGCCGACAGCCGCCCCACAAGGCTTTTCCGCACAGCAGTCGCACTCCGAACGCGTTGCATTTGTTTTCTACCTACTATACAAGTACATATAGCAGTTATTATTGCAGTATTCTAccgatatatatataaatacactTATTCAGACCGAACCTACttgacgacgatgacgacgacgacgaagaggaATTTGCTAGCCTAAATGAATTGAAATCCCGAAAAAAGCCACACCCCttgaaattgtatttaaaaaatacttaaatatcgcttaaacaaacaaaatatatgaaaCTAAGCAAaagtgtacgagtatttgaaCCTAAACATAACGAATAATAACGAACACCATGTAAAACGTATGATATTGATATTGTAATTGTATCTTATACCTACTATGCATAAAGTAAACTCATTTACACACCACTCGAGCACACAAACAAGCGGcaaacagcagaaacaacaaaatatactcTTCAATTTTACAAAATAAAGTCTTCTTTAGTTATACTAcataacaaaaacagaaacaaacctaaaaaaagagaaaagaacgAAAATTCCATTTCTTGTCTTGTCGATGGTTTACACAACTGCCGGAGGTCATACAGGGTGTTTGGTCTTGCGGCACGCGACTCTCAATTAACGCCGAGCCGCTCCATTTCGAAATCGCCTGCGATGCAACCCCCAACACAACATTCTCCAGCGGTTGACTAATACAGTTTTTAAGCAGAAACTCTGTTgaatggcgaatggcgaaCGGTGGGGAGTGTGTGTGACTCAGGCCCGAGCTTCGCTTATATGTAGATATTTGTTGTGCAGCGCTTTTGAGTCAGACGGACAGCTAAATCATTCAGCGAGACCAATTTAATGTTTACTCTTTCCAGTGTTTAATTTTTAGACCATTAGAAAACTCTCTGGGCGTACAGTGTGTGTCATTCAAATGAGCAGCCATGCTATTATTTAGCCTGTAAAGAGTTCAAACACCCATTATCCGGTTCTTGCCCATATAAGGCGCAAGGCTGGTGCAATTTTAAATCCCGACCACACCCTATATGCCGCCACATACtcgtgtgcatgtgtatggAGTGCATACTGTTGGAGGCCCCCACTTGAAATTGCTTTCTAAATgccccagacacacacacggacacacacggacatgtgtgtacatatggcTATTTAATTTATTCACAAAAATTAATCCATAACCCAATTGAAAGGCACTCAATTAATGCCGTATAAAGCGTAAAATGGAAATCCATTGGTGAAAGACATGGAAACATGGAGCGAGAGTGGGACGGTGGGGAGCGCGGGGCATTGAAGGCATGCTTGTACGTCTCTGTGTATGTGCgtgcctctctctcgctcttgtcTGTATGTAAGTCAACAACGTTGACGCAGCACTTAACTCCATTCGAAGCAATTGGCTTTGGCGATCAATGAACGCAgagtgctgttgctgctccgaGGAAGAGCAAGAACCAAGCACCATCGGCCACCAGAGTGGGAGCGAGAGCGGAGGAGTGGAAGTGGAGTGTAGCCCGTTGCTCGCGGTGTTTTTAGGACGATGactcacatatgtacacacacacacaaggcaAGAGTGGGAGGGAGAGTACTTGAACTGCTGCTTATCAGGCTGAAATGAGAGcacttttgcctttgcctctgccgctgccgatgccTGCATGTGGTGTCCATGTGTGCGCTGCCAATGAGGCACCCTGTAATGCGGCCAGAATTCCTGCACGTCGTCAAATGGCAAAGACAGGCCAACGGCAACCGCAAGAAACGGAGTGTAGCCGCGGGAACCGAAGCGTTTGCTACCCTTGCACACTGAGGACTACATATAGTACAATCCACTCGACTCTTCATTTCATACgaccctctgcaagggtatgtatgtatgtatagcgTTTAAGACCAAAAACAAATGTTTGACCGTTTCAAACAAGCTTCACTTCAGACAAGGaaagagagataaagagagatAGAACGTGCACCCACACTAGCAAATATCAACGTCTGACATCTTTACGTGactgaaagagagagggagagagcgcgagagagcAGCTAATTGAGACCTAGAGTCAACGTTGCGCCTGCGTCGCTCTTCGCTTCAAATGTTGATTGGAAATTTCCGTTTTACAGTTTGAAATTTCTCTCTTCTCTGGTTTCGGCTCGCGAGTCTTGACATTTGACATGGCGATGGGGGAAGTGATTTTTAtgggtttgtttgtttgctgttgtggttacagtccccgtccccgtcccggTCACCGTTTTTGTCCCCAATATTGCCCTGCCCCCGCACTGATAAGGGCCCTGCTCCCATGTTTGTGTGCATTGGTTTTATGATTTCTCTCATGTTTCCCTGTTTACAATGCAACGAAGTAGAGGAGaaggtgcgggtgcgggtgggTCTGGGAGTTCTATCGCTTTACATAACACTTGTGGGAACCCGCCTGGGTTGATAACAGCTCTGGGTCCAGTCCATAAATTATCTTGCGGCGGGGTTGAGCAAATAAACACTTGTTAGAACTGACACATTTGCTTGAGAGGCGATTGAGTCGCTATTTGCACTGCGCTTATCAAGGGTCTCTCTCGGAGGAGAGGACAGGCGCTAGCCCCCTAAGACCAGGTCCTAGTGCCCgaccgtgtgtgtgtgtggtctaTCAAGGCACACGGAAGTTCCTCTTCTATACTTCCGTTGCTGTGTTCCGACTTTTCTACGCTGTGGATCCCATAGCGGTACAATTAAGTTCTCCTCCCTCTCTTCCCTGTTTGCTTCTCCTCGTTTGTCCTTTGTCCTGGTTGGATTTCCGCTACGCATGCGCTGGAAGCGTGCACAACATCCGCTCCTCGCGAATCGTCGGTTCCGAGCCATTCCCGCAAATCTTTCGTTTCGTCTTTGTTGTGCATTTTACAGTTGGGATTGCCATTGTCCTGACATCCTGGGAATCCAGGCTATTAACAGGTGTCCCAGGCGAATCATTTGCGGAGGTGTGAAAAATATTCGGAGAGTTTTGAGGGTCGATCGTTCTCTGTCTGAAAAGGGAATCCTAATTGAGTTGTTGTTCATTTGATTCCTCAAGCAACTACAAAAATTTTGAGTTTCTTTtccttaattatatatatacatatatgtatatatatatataatataatgaGACTCTCAGGACTGACACAATTTACGGAtttctgcaaatattttctCGCAACCCTTTTTCCCACTGATCTGTGGAGACCTGGCCGACCTGATGGTCCATCGCTTAATCCACAAGCTGTCAAAGTACttgacatacatatgttctCAAGTACAGAAACTACACAATTATGCCCCTTAATCGTTCTCAAAacgcaaaaaaatgaaaaaacacaaaagaaaccaaaaatcaaaatcgaatAAGGGCTATTTTGGGTATAATTTCAGTTAATTGGGGGACAGTTGGATCGAAACAAGAAGAAAAGATTTGTGGTCTGCGGTTGGAATGACCCTGGAAACAGATTTCATTGGACATCGACAGTTTTGTCGGTTATGCAAACGCAATTTGGGTCACTTCACAGCAGTTGAAAATAACTGAAGAGGGACTGGAGGGTGCTAGGGGGCTGGGTTGCGGGGGActggggggttgggggctgTGAGGCGCCTCTTCGAGTGAGTTGAATGTAGGTTAGGTGGATGCTGATGCCCAGTGGTGTAGCCAGCCATTGGCAGGGGGGATAGGGATAGGATAGGGAGCCATGGAATAGTGCTTTAGACCCCTGCTGGCAGACGGCACTGCTGGGGATAAGGATGATGCGGCTGTCGGTGGTTTGTCGGGCCTTTGTGCTGCATCTTGGCTTGTGCCACCACCCCTTTTGTGTGCGTCTGCATGCTGAGTGATGCTCATCCTCGGTACATGTTTGATGGTCTCCCCACGGTCCCCGTACCATCATTCGGATCCCATTCAGTCACAGAGCTCATAATTGATGTTCAAACTGATGTTGAGGCTGGGGCAGGAGGAGCACTTGCCACACattctttctgctgctgggccCCTCAATTGTGACACGTTTTGTCCGGCATTACTCGCATTATTGTTATTGCCATTGTGATTCGGGCAGATGATGGTTTTGTTGTGCCACATCACATTGATTTAATTAACTTAAATTAGAGAAGCGGAAGCTGtcaaatagagagagagagagagagagagagagagagagagagagtgcgggGGAACTGAGTTCCATCACGCCTTCAAAAGGAGTCCTGAGCGTGCCACACGTGCCAGGAAATCATCTGCTGCTGAGGTGGTAAAAATACGTTACTTGGACTAATTTCCCGGCTCGACAATGCAGCGCACAGCAATTTATTGAGCCACGCggcaaaggacgaaaaatcCGACCAACAAAGGTACACAAACGAGGGTCCCCGCTCCACAATAAGGGTCCTGCAATGAGCAATACCCTGCTCCATCCCTCTCCagctcaggctcaggctcatACTCGGGGTTGCAGTTGCACATTGAGCCGCAACGAGAGGCCGACTCATCAGCGGCGTCCTGTTTGGGTAATTGTTATCAGTGATCCTGAAATGAACGTTACTTTGAGTCGGGGGCCCGGTGTTCTGCCTTCCCTTGGCACGCGCCAAAGtatctccccctctccctcttatTCCCGTCGAACAGCTGGTCGTACCCGGCCTGCAGGACTTGCTCTGGCATTTCGGGATCGGCTGAACGTCAATTTTTCAGTAATTGAAAAGGAAGCAGAGATTCCGTATTTTTTAGAAACTGTGAGAAAGGTGGCGCGGTTCATTGGGACTTCGTTTGGGGTCTCCAATCTGTCAGAAtctttcggtatatttttagaaaaatatttaaaaatgttgACATTAATCTGAGGAATGAAAAAAACGACAATTTTTGTTACTTAAGAGGCCAGAGGCCCTTAGAGAAATCAGATGCCATCTATAGAAAACTTTTAATCGAGTTTTTGAGCACAATTCGAGCCTCAGGGAATCCTTAGATCCTTATATCCCTTCCTTTCTAAGTACTCTCCCAAAACTCACTCAGAAATTGCACTCCACTCAagactcaactcaactcaaatAAACTCAACTCAGTTCCTTGAGACAGGcaaaggcacaggcacaggcacagggcGTGAAATGTGTCAGCCCCGGATTTCCAGCGAAAGCAGCGGCCGAGCAAAGTTCTCTAACCATTTTCATGGTTGCTGGCAAATTATCTATTCGGGGTTTTCTAGGATCTAGGACCCACCCTGGGCCCCGGCCGCGATGGCCAAAACCGAGCAGCGCTGACCACAGCAAGTGTCGACGGCGGCGCAGGCTGATGCGGAGGAGAGTCCTGGTCCACCACTCATAAACACATTATGCATGCCGCCCTGGGGGGTGCTCGGGCTGATCGCCGGCTCGTTGTCAATGCGAAAAAGTGTCAATAAAACCATAACGCGTTTTCTTGGAAAGCGTAAAATCAGGCAACGCCCGCAATGCCGTGCCGGAACCTTCGCTCCGACTCCGACATCGACTCCGTCTTCGAATTTGATTGTGAGGCTGACAGTCTTGTTTTGACAATTCCCATTGTCTGGGCGATTTTTGTAGGCGAACCATAAAGCGATTATGATTGGGAAATGTttagttttttcttctctAGAGCAAAGCAGAAACTAATTAACGCTGATGATACGGTTTTTGTTCGAAACTCGGCCAAAAATATGAACCTTGTTCTGCATAAATAAACCATTTATTAAACGTATAACTCGGCCAGAACGAATCGAGCAACGAGGCTccgctcggctcggctcggctcggctcgggtCGCTTGAGGCCGGGGGCTCTGTCGGGCAGGATCGCATGGCAGCCCGTGGCCAGGTGTGCGCCGAGTCGTGTGACGACACAATCTCGCAAGGAAAGgaattaatatttgtattttttatgcaTATCAGTAAGATCCTTCTTGGGTTGGGTCTGGTCTGAgacaaaaaaacgagaaaagtTTGCTGCGCATGCGCAGCCCTCTGCCACCCCTTGGCGAGTGTGCCTTTTGTTTGACGCTTGTGAAATCTCTTGCGAAATGTACAACCAGAGGGATGGCTTTGCCAGttaggggcaggggcaggggcagggggaggcgCTGCAGGAGAGGGTTTCCAGAGGTCGCTGAGGCGCAACGACCTTTCGCTGGGCGAGCGCCCATTCATTCTGTTTCGGGGTTTtctttgcttctgcttttgcgtTTCGTTTGcagctgttgtttttgcttgagCGAAAGATTTTTCTTAAAGACACcccaaaatagaaaaaaaaaaccttccCTCTCCCTTTTCCAGACCAGCCCCCTGTCTTGGTTGTGTGCAACGCGTGTGAAAGTTCTGTActcctgccacagccacgCTTCAGCCATTTTGTTTCTGGGCCTTGGATCAGAGATTCCTTGCCGATCCGAGCTGCGACGCAGTTGGTACTAGTCTGGGAGAAGGGAATGGAAATGTGTGGCAGAAGCGTGTGCAGAGGGGTCTGGGGAGGGGTCCCCTAGGAGTGGGCAAACAAAAGAAGTTTGCCAAAGATATTACGGTTCACTGCAATCCAGATAGATGTCGTAAATTACGGATTTCTGTATACTCCAAGCAGCAGGACACTACAGGCCGTACATCAGTCGCTGTTCCATAGtttttttggccaactttTATTGAGATCTCGCATAGCCAGGGCTAGTGCTTATAAACATTAGAGAAGATACAAATGGATGATTTTTTGGGCCATTTTTTTAAGAACTGAAACTGGGTGAATTGCAGACAGTCCTTGGGCTGTTGTTCTTCCGGGTCCAGTCTTTGGTTTCCTCATTAATGCCTCTGAGTACTTACCACCAAATGCTCGTCCAAGTCAAATGCCAGCGAATGTCCCGACCTTGATGGGAGCGGTAATTGTTTTATAGTGCACACCATCAACTgctcacacagatactcccACTCGCACCGAGCCGTGGAAATGGCCTCGAGGCAAGGTTACGTTTTATGATTTGGCAAATTTCCACTGGGCGAGGAGTTCCGTGTAAGGCGGTTCGGCCGGGACTGCTGAAGCGGATGGACGGGCTAGAAAGGATGCGCAGAGTTGGCTGGGATGGAACCCAGAAGGATGCAAGAAAGGATAACTTTATGAGAGGCTCGTAAAGACCGTTGAGCATTCGACAATTGAGCAATGGGTGATTATTTGCTTTGGTCACAATAAAGGCGACGGGTGGCAAGGATAATGCTGGGCTATCCTTGCAATCCTTCAGCCATTAGCACGACGATTAGCGGCTTTTGCATGGTCGGTTCGATGAGGAAAGGGCTTCGCTTCCCCCGGACTTCCAGGAATTCCAAGGACCTCTTTGCCCGTTTCTTGCAAGAGatttttttagttttgggTAAAAAAGTTCCTTAGATTTGCGTAAAAAACGTTTGCCGACGATTAGAGAAGTCAATTCTGGTTCCAGGAAAGTCTATTGCGTCTTTTATGGCGTCTGTGAAAGGCTTTGTCCGGTTATCCAGGCACAGGATGGAGGCGCAATGTTATGCAAGCTTGTCCTGGGCTCTGGCTGGACTGCCGTCGGAGGTTTCTCTGGAAAGGTGTCGCCTCTCTTTTCTCGGGAACAAGAATTTGTAGACCCAGGGTGAATTCCCTTATCCAGCCGATAAGCTGACAAAATTTCTTAtcaaaacaagcaacaaataGGGATTCATAAATTTTCGATAATTGTAAATCCAGCCCAAAAAGTATCCCTGGGCAGACCCGTTAAACTAATTTTCCCAGCTCCCAGCCATCCCTCTCTATGGaaggaaacaataaaaaatagagGAATTTCTCAGCGAAAAATGGGAAAGGGATCAGATCAGCAAGGATCATTTGGGCTCTGGGCTGCTACACTAATCGTTTATTATGATCAACGAACTGAATCa is a window of Drosophila pseudoobscura strain MV-25-SWS-2005 chromosome 3, UCI_Dpse_MV25, whole genome shotgun sequence DNA encoding:
- the pnut gene encoding protein peanut → MNSPRSNALNGGGSVGGGGAISALPSTLAQLALRDKQAASVTSNGSSESSVGRPAVQPPSVPSIVASKLGESTPSSAGAPSNGDSNKLTHDLQEKEVQKPAKPPLPVRQKPMEIAGYVGFANLPNQVYRKAVKRGFEFTLMVVGASGLGKSTLINSMFLSDIYNAEQYPGPSLRKKKTVAVEATKVMLKENGVNLTLTVVDTPGFGDAVDNSNCWVPILEYVDSKYEEYLTAESRVYRKTISDNRVHCCLYFIAPSGHGLLPLDIACMQSLSDKVNLVPVIAKADTMTPDEVHLFKKQILNEIAQHKIKIYDFPATIEDAAEESKTTQNLRSRVPFAVVGANTIIEQDGKKVRGRRYPWGLVEVENLTHCDFIALRNMVIRTHLQDLKDVTNNVHYENYRCRKLSELGLVDGKARLSNKNPLTQMEEEKREHEQKMKKMEAEMEQVFDMKVKEKMQKLKDSELELARRHEERKKALELQIRELDEKRREFEREKKEWEDINHVTLEEMKRRSLGANSSTDNVDGKKEKKKKGLF